The following are encoded together in the Neomonachus schauinslandi chromosome X, ASM220157v2, whole genome shotgun sequence genome:
- the MAGEB10 gene encoding melanoma-associated antigen B10 gives MPRGQKSKLRAREKRRQAREETGHVVAAQATVPEEEESPSSPSPHFKDAPQSSSATGTPSNPQVTGRVRSTSTTTATASNTRFNEGADNQMEEKPNASQARDTTEHWHRSPVDKKVAMLVYYLLYKYQMKEPVTKADMLKNVIQINKNHFHEILQKASEHLELVFGLDVKEVDPNRNTYVLVNKLESSYDGGVSDNGGVPKTGLLMTVLGVILTKGNCATEEQVWEVLNMMGLYDGMKNFIYGEPRKLITKDWVKEEYLEYRQVANSDPPRYEFLWGPRAHVETSKMKVLEFVAKIHDTVPTAFPSWYEEALRDEEERARAKVVAKACTAAMASARSRAMASSFSCPK, from the coding sequence ATGCCTCGCGGCCAGAAGAGTAAGCTTCGTGCCCGTGAAAAACGCCGCCAGGCTCGAGAAGAGACAGGGCATGTGGTGGCTGCTCAAGCCACTGTACCAGAGGAAGAAGAgtccccctcttctccttctcctcattTCAAAGATGCTCCCCAGAGCTCATCTGCCACTGGAACACCCAGCAACCCTCAAGTTACTGGGAGAGTCCGCTCCACCAGCACTACTACTGCAACTGCTTCAAACACAAGATTTAATGAAGGTGCCGACAATCAAATGGAGGAGAAGCCAAATGCCTCACAGGCCAGGGATACCACTGAGCACTGGCACAGAAGTCCTGTAGACAAGAAGGTTGCTATGTTGGTATACTACCTGCTGTACAAGTATCAAATGAAAGAGCCCGTTACCAAGGCAGATATGCTGAAAAATGTAATCCAGATTAACAAGAATCACTTCCACGAGATCCTCCAGAAAGCCTCTGAGCACTTGGAGCTGGTTTTTGGCCTTGATGTGAAGGAAGTGGATCCCAACAGGAACACCTATGTTCTTGTCAACAAATTGGAATCCAGCTATGATGGGGGAGTAAGTGATAATGGAGGTGTGCCCAAGACTGGCCTGTTGATGACCGTCCTGGGCGTGATCCTCACAAAGGGCAACTGTGCCACTGAGGAGCAAGTCTGGGAAGTGCTGAATATGATGGGGTTATATGATGGAATGAAGAATTTCATCTATGGGGAGCCCAGGAAGCTCATCACCAAAGATTGGGTGAAAGAAGAATACCTGGAGTACCGCCAGGTGGCCAACAGTGATCCTCCACGCTATGAGTTCCTGTGGGGTCCGAGAGCCCACGTTGAGACCAGCAAGATGAAAGTCCTAGAGTTTGTGGCCAAGATTCATGATACCGTCCCCACTGCCTTCCCATCCTGGTATGAAGAGGCTctgagagatgaggaagagcgAGCCCGAGCCAAGGTTGTAGCCAAGGCTTGTACTGCTGCTATGGCCAGTGCACGCTCCAGGGCCATGGCCAGCAGCTTCTCCTGCCCCAAGTGA